In Salmonella enterica subsp. enterica serovar Typhimurium str. LT2, a single window of DNA contains:
- the flgK gene encoding hook-filament junction protein 1 (flagellar biosynthesis protein; flagellar hook-associated protein 1 (HAP1). (SW:FLGK_SALTY)), with the protein MSSLINHAMSGLNAAQAALNTVSNNINNYNVAGYTRQTTILAQANSTLGAGGWIGNGVYVSGVQREYDAFITNQLRGAQNQSSGLTTRYEQMSKIDNLLADKSSSLSGSLQSFFTSLQTLVSNAEDPAARQALIGKAEGLVNQFKTTDQYLRDQDKQVNIAIGSSVAQINNYAKQIANLNDQISRMTGVGAGASPNDLLDQRDQLVSELNKIVGVEVSVQDGGTYNLTMANGYTLVQGSTARQLAAVPSSADPTRTTVAYVDEAAGNIEIPEKLLNTGSLGGLLTFRSQDLDQTRNTLGQLALAFADAFNAQHTKGYDADGNKGKDFFSIGSPVVYSNSNNADKTVSLTAKVVDSTKVQATDYKIVFDGTDWQVTRTADNTTFTATKDADGKLEIDGLKVTVGTGAQKNDSFLLKPVSNAIVDMNVKVTNEAEIAMASESKLDPDVDTGDSDNRNGQALLDLQNSNVVGGNKTFNDAYATLVSDVGNKTSTLKTSSTTQANVVKQLYKQQQSVSGVNLDEEYGNLQRYQQYYLANAQVLQTANALFDALLNIR; encoded by the coding sequence ATGTCCAGCTTGATTAATCACGCCATGAGCGGACTTAACGCCGCGCAGGCCGCGTTAAATACGGTCAGTAATAACATCAACAATTATAACGTTGCGGGTTATACCCGGCAGACAACTATTCTGGCGCAGGCAAACAGTACGTTAGGGGCTGGCGGCTGGATAGGTAATGGCGTTTACGTTTCAGGCGTACAGCGCGAATATGATGCGTTTATCACTAATCAGCTACGCGGCGCGCAAAACCAGAGCAGCGGCTTAACCACGCGCTATGAACAAATGTCGAAAATCGACAACCTGCTGGCCGATAAATCCAGCTCACTGTCTGGTTCGTTGCAGAGTTTTTTTACCAGCCTGCAAACGTTAGTCAGTAACGCGGAAGATCCTGCGGCGCGTCAGGCGCTGATTGGTAAAGCGGAAGGGCTGGTAAACCAGTTCAAAACCACCGATCAGTATCTGCGCGATCAGGATAAACAGGTCAATATCGCGATTGGCTCCAGCGTGGCGCAAATCAACAATTACGCGAAGCAGATAGCTAACCTGAACGATCAAATCTCCCGTATGACGGGCGTAGGCGCGGGCGCATCGCCGAACGACCTGCTCGATCAGCGTGATCAGTTGGTCAGCGAGCTTAACAAGATCGTTGGCGTCGAGGTGAGTGTACAGGACGGCGGCACCTATAACCTGACGATGGCCAATGGCTATACGCTGGTGCAGGGGTCGACGGCGCGTCAGTTGGCGGCGGTTCCCTCCAGCGCCGACCCGACGCGAACGACTGTCGCTTATGTCGATGAGGCCGCCGGTAACATCGAAATTCCGGAAAAGTTGCTGAACACCGGTTCGCTCGGCGGGCTACTGACGTTCCGTTCTCAGGATCTGGATCAGACTCGTAATACGCTGGGCCAGTTGGCGTTGGCGTTTGCCGATGCGTTTAACGCGCAGCATACCAAAGGTTATGACGCCGACGGCAATAAAGGGAAAGACTTCTTTAGCATTGGCTCGCCGGTGGTATATAGCAACAGTAATAATGCCGATAAAACGGTATCGCTAACCGCTAAGGTGGTCGACAGCACGAAGGTTCAGGCGACGGATTATAAGATTGTTTTTGACGGTACAGACTGGCAGGTTACTCGCACTGCGGATAACACCACCTTCACGGCGACAAAAGATGCTGACGGAAAACTGGAGATTGACGGTCTGAAAGTGACGGTAGGGACCGGCGCACAGAAAAATGACAGTTTTCTTCTCAAGCCGGTCAGCAATGCTATCGTCGACATGAACGTTAAAGTGACAAATGAAGCCGAGATTGCGATGGCGTCTGAGTCAAAACTCGATCCTGACGTGGATACCGGCGACAGCGATAACCGCAATGGTCAGGCATTGCTGGACTTACAAAACAGCAATGTAGTGGGCGGCAACAAAACTTTTAACGATGCTTACGCCACGTTGGTCAGCGATGTGGGTAACAAAACGTCAACGCTGAAAACCAGCAGCACCACGCAGGCGAATGTGGTTAAACAGCTTTATAAACAGCAACAGTCGGTTTCCGGCGTTAACCTCGACGAAGAGTACGGCAATTTGCAGCGTTATCAGCAGTATTATCTGGCGAATGCGCAAGTATTGCAGACCGCGAATGCGCTGTTTGATGCGTTATTGAATATTCGCTAA
- the flgL gene encoding hook-filament junction protein (flagellar biosynthesis protein; flagellar hook-associated protein 3 (HAP3) (hook-filament junctionprotein). (SW:FLGL_SALTY)): MRISTQMMYEQNMSGITNSQAEWMKLGEQMSTGKRVTNPSDDPIAASQAVVLSQAQAQNSQYALARTFATQKVSLEESVLSQVTTAIQTAQEKIVYAGNGTLSDDDRASLATDLQGIRDQLMNLANSTDGNGRYIFAGYKTEAAPFDQATGGYHGGEKSVTQQVDSARTMVIGHTGAQIFNSITSNAVPEPDGSDSEKNLFVMLDTAIAALKTPVEGNNVEKEKAAAAIDKTNRGLKNSLNNVLTVRAELGTQLSELSTLDSLGSDRALGQKLQMSNLVDVDWNSVISSYVMQQAALQASYKTFTDMQGMSLFQLNR, encoded by the coding sequence ATGCGTATCAGTACCCAGATGATGTACGAACAAAATATGAGCGGCATCACTAATTCTCAGGCCGAATGGATGAAGCTGGGCGAGCAGATGTCTACCGGTAAGCGCGTTACCAACCCATCTGACGATCCGATCGCCGCGTCGCAGGCGGTAGTACTCTCTCAGGCGCAGGCGCAGAATAGCCAGTACGCCCTGGCGCGTACGTTTGCCACCCAAAAAGTGTCGCTGGAAGAAAGCGTACTCAGTCAGGTGACGACGGCGATTCAAACCGCGCAGGAAAAAATCGTCTATGCCGGAAACGGCACGTTAAGCGACGATGACCGCGCGTCGCTGGCGACGGATTTACAGGGCATCCGCGATCAGCTGATGAACCTGGCAAACAGCACTGACGGCAATGGTCGCTATATCTTTGCCGGGTATAAAACGGAAGCGGCGCCATTCGACCAGGCGACAGGTGGTTATCATGGCGGCGAGAAAAGTGTTACCCAGCAGGTGGATTCCGCTCGCACGATGGTAATTGGCCATACGGGTGCGCAAATTTTTAATAGCATCACCAGCAATGCGGTGCCGGAACCGGATGGCTCGGACTCCGAAAAGAATCTGTTTGTCATGCTCGATACGGCAATTGCCGCACTCAAGACCCCGGTGGAAGGCAATAACGTGGAAAAAGAAAAAGCCGCTGCCGCCATTGATAAAACCAATCGCGGCTTAAAAAATTCGCTTAATAACGTCCTGACCGTTCGTGCGGAACTGGGAACGCAACTGAGCGAACTCAGTACGCTGGATTCACTGGGAAGCGACCGTGCGCTGGGACAGAAGCTACAGATGAGCAACCTGGTAGATGTGGACTGGAACTCGGTCATCTCCTCCTACGTCATGCAACAGGCGGCATTACAGGCGTCCTATAAAACGTTTACCGACATGCAGGGAATGTCGCTTTTCCAGTTGAACCGGTAA
- the rne gene encoding RNase E (similar to E. coli RNase E, membrane attachment, mRNA turnover, maturation 5S RNA (AAC74168.1); Blastp hit to AAC74168.1 (1061 aa), 82% identity in aa 1 - 1061), translating into MKRMLINATQQEELRVALVDGQRLYDLDIESPGHEQKKANIYKGKITRIEPSLEAAFVDYGAERHGFLPLKEIAREYFPANYSAHGRPNIKDVLREGQEVIVQIDKEERGNKGAALTTFISLAGSYLVLMPNNPRAGGISRRIEGDDRTELKEALASLELPEGMGLIVRTAGVGKSAEALQWDLSFRLKHWEAIQKAAESRPAPFLIHQESNVIVRAFRDYLRQDIGEILIDNPKVMEMARQHIAALGRPDFSSKIKLYTGEIPLFSHYQIESQIESAFQREVRLPSGGSIVIDSTEALTAIDINSARATRGGDIEETAFNTNLEAADEIARQLRLRDLGGLIVIDFIDMTPVRHQRAVENRLREAVRQDRARIQISHISRFGLLEMSRQRLSPSLGESSHHVCPRCSGTGTVRDNESLSLSILRLIEEEALKENTQEVHAIVPVPIASYLLNEKRTAVNAIETRQDGVRCVIVPNDQMETPHYSVLRVRKGEETPTLSYMLPKLHEEAMALPSEEEYAERKRPEQPALATFAMPDVPPAPTPVEPAVSVATAKKDNVAAAQPAQPGLFSRFLNALKQLFSGEETKTVETAAPKAEEKAERQQDRRKPRQNNRRDRNERRDTRDNRAGRDGGESRDDNRRNRRQTQQQNAEARDTRQQETAEKVKTGDEQQQTPRRERSRRRNDDKRQAQQEVKALNREEQPVQETEQEERVQQVQPRRKQRQLNQKVRFTNSAVVETVDTPVVVDEPRPVENVEQPVPAPRTELAKVDLPVVADIAPEQDDSVEPRDNTGMPRRSRRSPRHLRVSGQRRRRYRDERYPTQSPMPLTVACASPEMASGKVWIRYPIVRPQETQVVDEQREADLALPQPVVAEQQVIAATAALEPQASVQAVENVAVEPQTVAEPQAPEVVEVETTHPEVIAAPVDEQPQLIAESDTPVAQEVIADAEPVAETADASITVAENVADVVVVEPEEETKAEAAVVEHTAEETVIAPAQVVEKSQDVVCVDDHNHASAPMTRAPAPEYVPETPHHSDWQRPSFHFEGKGAAGGHSATRHASAPATRPQPVE; encoded by the coding sequence ATGAAAAGAATGTTAATCAACGCGACTCAGCAGGAAGAGTTGCGCGTCGCCCTTGTAGATGGGCAGCGTCTGTACGATCTGGATATAGAAAGCCCCGGACACGAGCAGAAAAAAGCGAACATCTATAAAGGCAAAATTACCCGTATTGAACCGAGCCTGGAAGCGGCTTTTGTTGATTACGGCGCAGAACGCCACGGTTTCCTCCCGTTAAAAGAAATTGCCCGCGAATATTTCCCCGCTAACTACAGCGCTCATGGTCGCCCGAACATTAAAGACGTGTTACGCGAAGGCCAGGAAGTCATTGTTCAAATCGATAAAGAAGAGCGCGGCAACAAAGGCGCGGCGTTAACCACCTTTATCAGTCTGGCGGGCAGCTACCTGGTACTGATGCCGAATAACCCGCGCGCGGGTGGTATTTCCCGTCGCATTGAAGGCGACGATCGTACCGAGTTAAAAGAAGCGTTGGCCAGCCTGGAACTTCCTGAAGGGATGGGGCTTATCGTGCGTACCGCGGGCGTGGGTAAATCCGCCGAAGCGTTGCAGTGGGATTTAAGCTTCCGCCTGAAACACTGGGAGGCCATTCAGAAAGCCGCTGAAAGCCGTCCCGCGCCGTTCCTGATCCATCAGGAAAGCAACGTCATCGTACGCGCGTTTCGCGACTATCTGCGTCAGGATATCGGTGAAATCCTGATCGACAATCCAAAAGTGATGGAAATGGCGCGTCAGCATATCGCCGCGTTGGGCCGCCCGGATTTTAGCAGCAAAATTAAGCTGTACACCGGTGAAATCCCGTTGTTCAGCCATTACCAGATCGAATCGCAGATCGAGTCAGCGTTCCAGCGTGAAGTGCGCCTGCCCTCCGGCGGCTCCATCGTCATTGACAGTACCGAAGCGTTAACCGCCATCGATATCAACTCCGCCCGCGCGACTCGCGGCGGCGATATCGAAGAAACGGCGTTTAATACCAACCTGGAAGCGGCCGATGAGATTGCCCGCCAGTTGCGTCTGCGCGACCTGGGCGGCCTGATCGTTATCGACTTTATCGATATGACGCCGGTACGTCACCAGCGCGCGGTAGAAAACCGTCTGCGTGAAGCGGTGCGTCAGGACCGGGCGCGTATTCAGATTAGCCATATTTCCCGCTTCGGCCTGCTCGAAATGTCGCGTCAGCGCCTGAGCCCGTCTCTGGGCGAATCCAGCCATCACGTGTGTCCGCGCTGTAGCGGTACCGGCACCGTGCGCGATAACGAATCTCTGTCGCTGTCCATTCTGCGCCTGATTGAAGAAGAAGCGCTGAAAGAGAATACGCAGGAAGTCCATGCCATTGTTCCGGTGCCGATCGCCTCTTATCTGCTTAACGAAAAACGGACGGCAGTGAACGCTATTGAGACGCGTCAGGATGGCGTCCGCTGTGTCATCGTCCCGAACGATCAGATGGAAACGCCGCACTATTCCGTGCTGCGCGTACGCAAAGGGGAAGAAACGCCGACCCTGAGCTACATGCTGCCGAAGCTGCACGAAGAAGCGATGGCGCTGCCTTCTGAAGAAGAGTACGCCGAGCGTAAACGCCCGGAGCAGCCTGCGCTGGCGACATTCGCTATGCCAGATGTGCCTCCGGCGCCGACGCCTGTCGAACCGGCGGTTAGCGTCGCCACGGCGAAAAAGGATAATGTTGCCGCCGCGCAGCCTGCCCAGCCGGGTCTGTTTAGCCGCTTCCTTAACGCGCTGAAACAACTGTTCAGCGGTGAAGAAACGAAAACCGTCGAAACAGCCGCGCCGAAAGCGGAAGAAAAAGCGGAGCGTCAGCAGGATCGTCGCAAGCCACGGCAGAACAACCGTCGCGATCGTAACGAACGCCGCGACACCCGTGATAACCGTGCCGGACGTGACGGCGGCGAGAGCCGCGACGATAATCGTCGTAACCGTCGCCAGACGCAGCAGCAAAATGCGGAAGCGCGCGATACCCGCCAGCAGGAAACGGCGGAAAAAGTGAAAACCGGCGATGAACAGCAACAGACGCCGCGTCGCGAACGCAGCCGCCGCCGCAATGATGACAAGCGCCAGGCGCAGCAGGAAGTAAAAGCGCTTAACCGCGAAGAACAACCTGTCCAGGAGACCGAGCAGGAAGAACGCGTTCAGCAGGTTCAGCCGCGCCGCAAGCAGCGCCAGCTTAATCAGAAAGTCCGCTTTACCAACAGCGCAGTGGTTGAAACGGTTGACACGCCGGTCGTCGTCGACGAACCGCGCCCGGTTGAAAACGTTGAACAGCCCGTTCCAGCGCCGCGTACCGAGCTGGCGAAAGTTGATTTACCTGTCGTCGCCGATATCGCGCCAGAGCAGGATGATAGCGTAGAACCTCGCGATAATACCGGTATGCCGCGTCGCTCCCGCCGTTCTCCGCGCCACCTGCGCGTAAGCGGTCAGCGTCGCCGTCGCTATCGTGACGAGCGCTACCCGACACAATCGCCAATGCCGTTAACCGTCGCCTGCGCGTCGCCAGAAATGGCGTCCGGTAAAGTCTGGATCCGCTACCCGATTGTCCGTCCTCAGGAAACGCAGGTTGTTGACGAGCAGCGTGAAGCAGATCTGGCGCTGCCACAACCGGTTGTCGCTGAACAGCAGGTTATCGCTGCGACCGCAGCGCTCGAACCACAAGCGTCGGTACAGGCAGTAGAAAACGTTGCCGTTGAGCCGCAGACCGTCGCCGAACCACAGGCGCCGGAAGTCGTCGAGGTCGAGACAACGCATCCGGAAGTGATTGCCGCGCCAGTTGATGAACAGCCGCAACTGATTGCCGAAAGCGATACGCCGGTGGCGCAAGAGGTTATTGCTGACGCCGAACCGGTAGCAGAAACCGCCGACGCGTCCATTACGGTGGCTGAAAACGTAGCTGATGTTGTCGTTGTCGAGCCAGAAGAAGAGACAAAAGCGGAAGCGGCTGTTGTGGAGCACACGGCAGAAGAAACCGTTATCGCACCGGCCCAGGTGGTGGAAAAGTCGCAGGACGTTGTCTGCGTTGACGATCATAATCACGCCAGCGCGCCGATGACGCGTGCGCCAGCGCCGGAATATGTGCCGGAAACCCCGCACCATAGCGACTGGCAGCGGCCTTCCTTCCACTTTGAAGGTAAAGGCGCGGCAGGCGGACACAGCGCCACACGTCACGCCAGCGCCCCGGCGACACGCCCACAGCCGGTAGAATGA
- the rluC gene encoding 23S rRNA pseudouridylate synthase (similar to E. coli orf, hypothetical protein (AAC74170.1); Blastp hit to AAC74170.1 (319 aa), 97% identity in aa 1 - 319) has translation MKTETPSVKIVAIAADEAGQRIDNFLRTQLKGVPKSMIYRILRKGEVRVNKKRIKPEYKLEAGDEVRIPPVRVAEREEEAVSPHLQKVAALADVILYEDDHILVLNKPSGTAVHGGSGLSFGVIEGLRALRPEARFLELVHRLDRDTSGVLLVAKKRSALRSLHEQLREKGMQKDYLALVRGQWQSHVKTVQAPLLKNILQSGERIVRVSQEGKPSETRFKVEERYAFATLVRCSPVTGRTHQIRVHTQYAGHPIAFDDRYGDREFDQQLTEAGTGLKRLFLHAAALKFTHPGTGEVMRIEAPMDNALKRCLQVLRNAK, from the coding sequence ATGAAAACAGAAACGCCATCCGTAAAAATTGTTGCTATCGCCGCTGACGAAGCGGGGCAACGCATTGATAACTTTTTGCGCACCCAACTGAAAGGGGTACCAAAAAGTATGATTTATCGCATCTTGCGTAAAGGCGAGGTGCGGGTGAACAAAAAACGCATTAAACCGGAATACAAACTGGAAGCGGGCGATGAAGTCCGCATTCCGCCGGTTCGCGTTGCTGAACGCGAAGAAGAGGCCGTGTCGCCGCATTTGCAAAAAGTGGCGGCGTTGGCGGACGTCATTTTGTATGAAGACGACCATATTCTGGTGCTGAATAAGCCTTCCGGCACCGCCGTACACGGCGGGAGCGGGTTAAGTTTTGGCGTCATCGAAGGGCTGCGGGCGTTGCGTCCGGAAGCGCGATTCCTGGAACTGGTGCATCGTCTTGACCGCGATACCTCCGGCGTGCTGTTGGTGGCGAAAAAACGCTCCGCGCTGCGTTCGCTGCATGAGCAACTGCGCGAAAAGGGAATGCAGAAAGATTATCTGGCGCTGGTGCGCGGCCAGTGGCAATCGCACGTTAAAACCGTACAGGCGCCATTATTAAAGAACATTCTGCAAAGTGGCGAACGCATTGTTCGCGTGAGCCAGGAAGGCAAACCGTCAGAAACGCGCTTCAAGGTGGAAGAGCGCTATGCCTTCGCCACGCTGGTGCGCTGTAGCCCGGTCACGGGCCGTACGCATCAGATTCGCGTACATACCCAATATGCCGGTCACCCTATTGCGTTCGACGATCGCTACGGCGACCGTGAGTTTGATCAACAGCTTACCGAAGCGGGAACCGGTCTTAAACGTCTCTTTCTGCACGCCGCGGCGCTGAAGTTCACGCATCCGGGAACGGGCGAAGTCATGCGCATTGAAGCGCCAATGGATAACGCCCTGAAGCGCTGTCTGCAGGTGCTGCGTAACGCAAAATAG
- a CDS encoding putative inner membrane lipoprotein (similar to E. coli orf, hypothetical protein (AAC76578.1); Blastp hit to AAC76578.1 (276 aa), 28% identity in aa 49 - 238), producing MRSFTQRWGKYVIVPLVIAMLTGCEGKGDSSRRAFVEYLNTQIITSPVVGVCELTPAQRQAFGHYADDYDVLLTAYGQIFAVVYETGQEDKITGVIQSERDNLVFLNELRVARDVNNRFILRLKNVSSENRKKYSALKLPADVKPVFDAAWNKTVTPLDETMTRYYFLRGKRLDQLVAMGEFLQKQGNKVRFETNGKAVFADLAAKEHFQDQQFNFFITQNDINHLTQQMVEFINSQQDAADAGGVN from the coding sequence ATGCGCTCATTTACTCAGCGTTGGGGAAAATACGTTATCGTGCCGCTCGTGATCGCGATGCTGACCGGTTGCGAAGGGAAGGGCGATAGTTCACGACGGGCTTTCGTTGAGTATTTGAATACGCAAATCATTACGTCTCCCGTGGTGGGCGTCTGTGAGTTGACGCCAGCCCAACGTCAGGCTTTTGGTCATTACGCCGATGACTACGATGTACTATTAACTGCCTACGGGCAAATCTTTGCTGTGGTGTATGAGACCGGCCAGGAGGATAAGATCACCGGTGTTATTCAGTCTGAGCGTGATAATCTGGTTTTCCTGAACGAGCTACGTGTGGCTCGTGACGTAAACAATCGATTTATCCTTCGGTTGAAAAATGTGAGTAGTGAAAACAGAAAAAAATATTCTGCTTTAAAGCTCCCCGCTGATGTGAAGCCTGTCTTTGACGCTGCGTGGAATAAAACCGTAACACCGCTGGATGAGACGATGACTCGCTATTATTTTCTGCGCGGAAAGCGGCTCGACCAACTGGTCGCAATGGGCGAGTTTCTGCAAAAACAGGGAAATAAAGTCCGCTTTGAAACGAATGGAAAAGCGGTTTTTGCCGACCTGGCAGCAAAAGAACACTTTCAGGATCAACAATTTAATTTTTTCATTACGCAGAATGATATAAACCATCTTACTCAGCAGATGGTTGAATTTATAAATAGTCAACAAGATGCGGCTGATGCTGGCGGCGTTAATTAA
- the yceF gene encoding putative inhibitor of septum formation (similar to E. coli orf, hypothetical protein (AAC74171.1); Blastp hit to AAC74171.1 (207 aa), 88% identity in aa 14 - 205), which yields MPRLILASTSPWRRALLEKLTIPFECAAPDVDETPMPGEAPRQLVLRLAQAKAQSLAARFPNHLIIGSDQICVLDGEITGKPLTEEKARQQLAKASGNIVTFYTGLALYNSASGHLQTEVEPFDVHFRHLSEAEIDDYVRKEHPLHCAGSFKSEGLGIALFERLEGRDPNTLIGLPLIALCQMLRREGFNPLQQ from the coding sequence ATGCCCCGTCTCATCCTTGCGTCTACCTCTCCCTGGCGTCGCGCGCTGCTGGAAAAGCTGACGATTCCTTTCGAATGCGCCGCGCCGGATGTTGATGAAACCCCCATGCCGGGCGAAGCGCCGCGTCAGTTGGTGCTGCGGCTGGCGCAGGCGAAGGCGCAATCGCTCGCCGCGCGTTTCCCGAATCATTTGATTATTGGCTCCGACCAAATTTGTGTTCTGGACGGCGAAATCACCGGCAAACCGCTGACGGAAGAAAAAGCGCGTCAGCAATTAGCCAAAGCCAGCGGAAATATTGTGACGTTTTATACCGGACTGGCACTGTATAACTCCGCCTCCGGGCACTTACAAACCGAAGTGGAGCCTTTTGACGTTCATTTTCGCCATTTAAGCGAAGCGGAAATAGACGACTATGTCCGTAAAGAGCATCCGCTGCACTGCGCGGGAAGTTTTAAAAGCGAAGGTTTAGGCATTGCATTATTTGAGCGCCTGGAGGGTCGTGATCCGAACACGCTGATCGGCTTGCCGCTTATTGCCCTGTGCCAGATGCTGCGACGGGAGGGCTTCAACCCGCTACAGCAATAA
- the yceD gene encoding putative metal-binding protein (hypothetical protein in rne-rpmF intergenic region (G30K). (SW:YCED_SALTY)) — MQKVKLPLTLDPVRTAQKRLDYQGIYTPDQVERVAESVVSVDSDVECSMSFAIDNQRLAVLTGDAVVTVSLECQRCGKPFTHQVHTTYCFSPVRSDEQAEALPEAYEPIEVNEFGEIDLLATVEDEIILALPVVPVHDSEHCEVSEADMVFGELPDEAQKPNPFAVLASLKRK, encoded by the coding sequence ATGCAAAAGGTAAAATTACCCCTGACTCTTGATCCGGTTCGTACCGCTCAAAAACGCCTTGATTACCAGGGTATCTATACCCCCGATCAGGTTGAGCGCGTTGCCGAATCTGTAGTCAGTGTGGACAGTGATGTGGAATGCTCCATGTCGTTCGCTATCGATAACCAGCGTCTCGCCGTTTTAACCGGCGATGCGGTCGTTACGGTGTCGCTCGAATGCCAGCGTTGCGGGAAACCGTTTACCCATCAGGTTCACACAACGTATTGTTTTAGCCCTGTCCGTTCCGACGAGCAGGCTGAAGCACTGCCGGAAGCGTATGAGCCGATTGAGGTAAACGAATTCGGCGAAATCGATCTGCTGGCGACGGTTGAAGATGAAATCATCCTCGCCTTGCCGGTAGTTCCGGTGCATGATTCTGAACACTGTGAAGTGTCCGAGGCGGACATGGTCTTTGGCGAACTGCCTGATGAAGCGCAAAAGCCAAACCCATTTGCCGTATTAGCCAGCTTAAAGCGTAAGTAA
- the rpmF gene encoding 50S ribosomal subunit protein L32 (50S ribosomal protein L32. (SW:RL32_ECOLI)), protein MAVQQNKPTRSKRGMRRSHDALTAVTSLSVDKTSGEKHLRHHITADGYYRGRKVIAK, encoded by the coding sequence ATGGCCGTACAACAGAATAAACCAACCCGTTCCAAACGTGGCATGCGTCGTTCCCATGACGCTCTGACCGCAGTCACCAGCCTGTCTGTAGACAAAACTTCTGGTGAAAAACACCTGCGTCACCACATCACTGCCGACGGTTACTACCGCGGCCGTAAGGTCATCGCTAAGTAA
- the plsX gene encoding putative fatty acid/phospholipid synthesis protein (fatty acid/phospholipid synthesis protein PLSX. (SW:PLSX_SALTY)): MTRLTLALDVMGGDFGPSVTVPAALQALNANSQLTLLLVGNPDIITPLLAKADFEQRSRLQIIPAQSVIASDARPSQAIRASRGTSMRVALELVKEGRAEACVSAGNTGALMGLAKLLLKPLEGIERPALVTVLPHQQKGKTVVLDLGANVDCDSTMLVQFAVMGAVLAEEVVGIKNPRVALLNIGEEETKGLDSIREASLMLKTVPTINYIGYLEANELLTGKTDVLVCDGFTGNVTLKTMEGVVRMFLSLLKSQGEGKKRSWWLLLLKRWLQKSLTRRFSHLNPDQYNGACLLGLRGTVIKSHGAANQRAFAVAIEQAVQAVQRQVPQRIAARLESVYPAGFEPLDDGKGVNLRAHR, encoded by the coding sequence TTGACACGTCTAACCCTGGCGTTAGATGTCATGGGGGGCGATTTTGGTCCTTCCGTGACGGTGCCTGCAGCATTGCAGGCACTGAACGCTAATTCGCAGCTCACTCTTCTTTTAGTCGGGAATCCCGATATTATCACGCCATTACTTGCCAAAGCTGACTTTGAACAACGTTCGCGTCTGCAGATTATCCCTGCACAGTCAGTTATTGCCAGTGATGCCCGGCCTTCGCAGGCGATCCGCGCCAGTCGTGGGACATCCATGCGTGTGGCCCTGGAGCTTGTGAAAGAAGGCCGAGCCGAAGCTTGCGTTAGCGCCGGTAATACCGGGGCGCTGATGGGGCTGGCGAAATTATTGCTCAAGCCTCTTGAGGGGATTGAGCGTCCGGCGTTGGTGACGGTATTACCGCACCAGCAAAAGGGCAAAACGGTAGTGCTTGATTTGGGTGCCAACGTCGACTGTGACAGTACCATGCTGGTGCAGTTTGCCGTGATGGGCGCCGTTTTGGCGGAAGAGGTCGTCGGGATCAAAAATCCCCGCGTGGCGCTACTCAATATCGGGGAAGAAGAAACCAAAGGCCTCGACAGTATTCGCGAAGCCTCTTTAATGTTAAAAACAGTCCCAACCATCAATTACATCGGCTACCTTGAGGCGAATGAGTTACTGACGGGAAAAACCGATGTACTGGTGTGTGACGGCTTTACAGGCAATGTCACACTTAAAACGATGGAGGGGGTTGTCAGAATGTTCCTTTCACTGCTGAAATCACAGGGCGAGGGGAAAAAACGGTCGTGGTGGCTGCTGTTATTAAAACGTTGGTTACAAAAAAGCCTGACGAGGCGATTCAGTCACCTCAACCCCGACCAGTATAATGGCGCCTGTCTGTTAGGATTGCGCGGCACGGTGATAAAAAGTCATGGTGCGGCCAATCAGCGAGCATTTGCAGTCGCGATTGAACAGGCAGTGCAGGCGGTGCAGCGACAAGTTCCTCAGCGAATTGCCGCTCGCCTGGAATCTGTATACCCAGCCGGATTTGAACCGCTGGACGATGGCAAAGGCGTAAACCTGCGGGCGCACAGATAA